The Henckelia pumila isolate YLH828 chromosome 2, ASM3356847v2, whole genome shotgun sequence genome includes a window with the following:
- the LOC140878219 gene encoding secreted RxLR effector protein 161-like — translation MNQAKSVQTPLAQHIKLSMAQSPECESDKQEMDSIPYASGVGSLIYGMVCTRLDLAYSISVVSRFMANPGHCHWEALKWIMRYLKETTNIGLKFEKQTAGLDEAVGYVDSDFAGNLDTRKSLTGYIFTLYGTAVTWKSTLQSVVALSTTEAEYIAVSEAIKEAIWLKGMLGELGIDQRKITIFCDNQSAIQLSKHQVYHERSKHIDVKLHFVRDVISKGEVILEKIYTEDNPADVMTKALPYPKFKKCLDLVRVVTGEL, via the coding sequence ATGAATCAAGCAAAATCAGTCCAGACACCACTTGCACAACACATTAAACTCTCTATGGCTCAGTCCCCAGAATGTGAGAGTGACAAGCAAGAAATGGATTCAATACCATATGCAAGTGGAGTAGGAAGTTTgatatatggaatggtgtgtacTCGGTTAGATCTAGCATATTCAATAAGTGTTGTTTCAAGATTCATGGCAAATCCAGGTCATTGTCATTGGGAAGCACTCAAGTGGATTATGAGGTATCTGAAGGAAACCACCAATATTGGACTGAAATTTGAGAAACAAACGGCTGGTTTAGATGAAGCAGTGGGATATGTAGACTCAGATTTCGCTGGTAACTTGGATACAAGAAAGTCTCTGACAGGATATATATTCACCTTATATGGCACAGCAGTAACTTGGAAATCAACTCTTCAATCTGTTGTAGCATTGTCTACAACAGAGGCAGAGTATATAGCTGTATCAGAAGCCATAAAAGAAGCTATATGGCTGAAAGGAATGCTAGGTGAGTTAGGAATAGATCAGAGGAAGATCACCATATTCTGTGATAATCAAAGTGCAATCCAGTTATCTAAACATCAAGTATATCATGAGAGGTCCAAGCATATTGATGTGAAATTGCATTTTGTGAGAGACGTGATATCCAAAGGAGAAGTAATCTTAGAAAAGATTTATACTGAAGATAATCCAGCAGATGTGATGACTAAGGCATTGCCCTACCCCAAGTTCAAGAAATGCTTGGACTTAGTAAGGGTGGTGACTGGAGAGTTATAA
- the LOC140880200 gene encoding alpha-amylase 3, chloroplastic: MSAVATAPFFLHHHGRCNLLRRRRPYLKPILKVQLSSKKPPPFQLDYTQTSKSRFNGSCFCSSRFDPPQALGPRGAAVVETSESSIITFNETFQLKRPEKVEGKISIKLDKGKSEDYWQLIVGCSLPGQWVLHWGVNYIGDVGSEWDQPPLDMRPPGSISVKDYAIETPLEISSASTGGEAFYEVKIDVNTNSSISAINFVLKDEESGCWYQHRGRDFKVPLLDYPAEDRNVVGTKKGLGVWPGTLGQLSSALLKPEVADRKAEDTGGRSLRKIPPQGFLEEHSVVKETIIDNSVSISVRQCLEEAKNILDIKTDIPGDVVLHWGVCKDDSKHWGIPAEPYPPETSIFKNKALRTVLQQKTNGHGSWGSFSLDEEYSAFVFVLKLDESTWLDCKGNDFYIPFSSPMVRNKQHEPTHSEGAELREDIGSPVVLENASKSDQGVSAYTDEIINEIRNLVSDISSEKSRKTKSKEAQEGILQEIEKLAAEAYSIFRSSMPTFPETEISEAEVLQPPVKISSGTGTGYEILCQGFNWESHKSGKWYLDLHEKASELSSLGFTVIWLPPPTDSVSPEGYMPRDLYNLNSRYGDIDQLKLLVKRFHEVGMKVLGDVVLNHRCAQYRNQNGIWNIFGGRLNWDDRAVVADDPHFQGRGNKSSGDNFHAAPNIDHSQEFVRKDIKEWLNWLREEIGYDGWRLDFVRGFWGGYVKDYLDSSEPYFAVGEYWDSLSYTYGEVDHNQDAHRQRIVDWINATNGTAGAFDVTTKGILHAALERCEYWRLSDGQGKPPGVVGWWPSRAVTFIENHDTGSTQGHWRFPGGKEMQGYTYILSHPGTPSVFHDHIFSEYKSEISSLISIRKRNNIHCRSIVKILKAERDVYAAMIDEKLAMKIGPGHFEPSGDPQNWCLAVEGLDYKVWEKS, translated from the exons ATGTCAGCGGTTGCCACAGCGCCATTCTTCCTCCACCACCACGGCCGCTGCAATCTCCTCCGCCGCCGCCGGCCTTATCTCAAACCCATCCTCAAAGTTCAATTATCATCGAAAAAGCCCCCTCCTTTTCAACTTGATTACACGCAGACCTCAAAATCCCGCTTCAATGGTTCGTGCTTCTGTTCTAGCCGTTTCGACCCTCCTCAAGCACTCGGTCCTAGAGGCGCTGCCGTGGTGGAAACATCTGAATCCTCTATCATAACATTCAACGAAACCTTCCAGTTGAAACGACCTGAAAAG GTGGAGGGAAAGATATCAATCAAATTAGACAAAGGGAAAAGTGAAGATTATTGGCAGCTTATTGTGGGGTGCAGTCTTCCTGGACAGTGGGTTCTTCACTGGGGAGTTAACTACATAGGCGACGTAGGCAG TGAATGGGATCAACCTCCTCTGGATATGAGGCCTCCAGGTTCCATTTCCGTTAAG GACTATGCAATTGAAACTCCTCTGGAGATATCATCTGCTTCAACGGGAGGAGAAGCGTTTTATGAAGTAAAGATTGACGTGAACACAAATAGTTCAATTTCAGCTATAAATTTTGTATTGAAA GATGAGGAAAGTGGGTGTTGGTATCAGCACCGAGGAAGAGATTTTAAAGTGCCTCTCCTTGACTACCCTGCAGAAGATAGAAATGTTGTCGGAACCAAAAAGGGCTTGGGTGTATGGCCAG GCACACTGGGACAGCTATCCAGTGCGCTTCTTAAACCAGAAGTAGCTGATCGTAAAGCAGAAGACACTGGAGGACGTAGCTTGCGAAAGATACCTCCTCAAGGCTTTTTGGAAGAACACTCCGTTGTTAAAGAAACCATTATCGATAACTCGGTTAGTATATCTGTTCGCCAATGCCTTGAAGaagcaaaaaatattttggacATAAAAACCGATATACCTGGTGATGTAGTACTTCACTGGGGTGTCTGCAAAGATGACAGTAAACATTGGGGAATCCCGGCTGAGCCCTATCCTCCTGAAACAAGCATATTCAAGAATAAAGCCTTGCGGACTGTTTTACAGCAAAAAACCAATGGACATGGTTCATGGGGGTCATTTTCATTGGATGAGGAATATTCAGCATTTGTCTTTGTGCTGAAACTGGATGAGAGCACATGGTTAGATTGCAAAGGAAATGATTTTTACATACCCTTTTCAAGTCCCATGGTCAGAAACAAGCAACATGAGCCGACACATTCTGAGGGTGCGGAACTGAGGGAGGATATTGGCTCCCCGGTTGTATTGGAAAATGCTTCCAAGTCGGATCAAGGAGTTTCTGCTTACACGGATGAAATCATTAATGAGATAAGGAACTTAGTGAGTGATATTTCATCTGAAAAGAGTCGAAAAACAAAAAGCAAGGAAGCACAAGAAGGCATTCTCCAAGAAATTGAGAAGCTTGCTGCAGAAGCATATAGTATCTTCAGAAGTTCTATGCCAACATTTCCAGAAACTGAAATATCAGAAGCTGAGGTTCTACAACCCCCTGTAAAAATATCTTCTGGGACTGGCACAGGGTATGAAATTCTTTGTCAAGGATTTAATTGGGAATCTCACAAATCTGGAAAATGGTACTTGGATCTTCATGAAAAAGCTTCGGAATTATCATCACTTGGTTTCACTGTGATCTGGTTACCTCCACCTACTGATTCGGTGTCACCTGAAGGTTACATGCCAAGGGATTTATATAACTTAAACTCCAG GTATGGAGACATAGATCAATTAAAACTTCTTGTGAAGAGATTTCATGAGGTGGGCATGAAGGTTCTGGGTGATGTTGTTTTAAACCACCGGTGTGCACAGTACCGGAACCAAAATGGTATCTGGAACATTTTTGGTGGTCGTTTAAACTGGGACGACCGAGCTGTTGTTGCCGATGACCCGCATTTCCAG GGAAGGGGTAACAAGAGTAGCGGAGATAATTTTCACGCTGCTCCAAATATTGATCATTCTCAAGAATTTGTGAGAAAGGATATCAAGGAATGGCTAAACTGGCTGAG AGAAGAAATTGGTTATGATGGATGGAGGCTCGATTTTGTTCGTGGGTTTTGGGGTGGGTATGTCAAGGATTATCTAGATTCAAGTGAACCTTATTTCGCAGTGGGCGAGTACTGGGATTCTCTCAGTTACACGTATGGTGAGGTGGATCACAATCAAGATGCGCATAGACAGAGAATCGTCGATTGGATAAATGCTACCAATGGAACTGCAGGCGCGTTTGATGTCACAACAAAAGGAATTCTTCATGCT GCTCTTGAACGATGTGAATATTGGCGACTATCAGATGGACAGGGAAAACCTCCTGGAGTTGTTGGATGGTGGCCGTCTAGGGCTGTTACTTTTATTGAGAATCATGATACTGGTTCTACTCAG GGTCATTGGAGATTTCCAGGTGGGAAAGAAATGCAGGGTTACACCTATATCCTTTCTCACCCCGGAACGCCATCTGTATTCCACGATCACATtttttctgaatataaatccgAAATATCTTCACTCATCTCCATCAGAAAGCGTAATAATATCCACTGTCGGAGCATA GTTAAAATACTCAAGGCCGAGAGAGATGTCTATGCAGCCATGATCGATGAAAAGTTGGCTATGAAAATTGGACCTGGTCACTTTGAACCATCCGGCGATCCACAAAACTGGTGTTTAGCCGTTGAAGGTCTGGATTATAAGGTCTGGGAGAAATCATGA
- the LOC140882754 gene encoding mitochondrial outer membrane protein porin of 36 kDa → MVFVKGPGLYSDIGKRARDLLYKDYQGDQKFTLTTYTSNGVAITSSGTKKGELFLADVNTQLKNKNITTDVKVDTNSNVFTTISVDEPAPGVKAIFSFVAPDQKSGKVELQYLHEYAGISTSLGLTAKPLANFSGVVGNHQAAFGTDISFDTATGNFTKCNAGVSFTTPDLIASLILNDKGETLTASYFHTVNPLTNTAVGAELIHSFSSNENTLAVGTQHLLDPLTLVKARVNNYGKASALIQHEWRPRSLITISGEVDTRAIEKSAKIGLAVALKP, encoded by the exons ATGGTGTTTGTTAAGGGTCCAGGCCTTTACTCCGACATTGGCAAGAGAGCCAGAG ATCTTCTTTACAAGGATTACCAGGGTGACCAAAAGTTTACTCTAACTACCTACACTTCAAATGGGGTG GCCATTACATCATCTGGAACGAAGAAAGGTGAGCTGTTTTTAGCTGATGTTAACACGCAGCTGAAGAACAAGAACATCACTACTGATGTGAAAGTTGACACTAATTCTAAT GTTTTCACGACTATCAGTGTTGATGAACCTGCTCCTGGAGTGAAGGCTATCTTTAGCTTTGTTGCTCCCGACCAAAAATCTGGCAAG GTGGAACTCCAGTATTTGCACGAGTACGCAGGAATAAGTACCAGCCTTGGTCTCACTGCAAAACCTTTGGCCAACTTCTCTGGCGTTGTTGGAAATCACCAGGCTGCTTTTGGGACTGATATCTCATTCGACACCGCTACTGGGAACTTTACAAAATGCAATGCTGGAGTTAGTTTCACGACTCCTGACTTGATAGCATCCTTGATACT AAACGATAAAGGTGAAACACTTACAGCATCCTATTTCCACACTGTAAACCCATTGACCAATACTGCAGTCGGAGCAGAATTGATCCACAGCTTTTCGAGCAATGAAAATACCCTAGCCGTTGGCACTCAGCATTTACTCGATCCACTCACTTTGGTGAAAGCTCGAGTCAACAACTATGGCAAGGCAAGTGCTCTTATACAACACGAATGGCGTCCTAGATCTCTCATCACCATCTCTGGTGAAGTGGACACCCGGGCTATAGAGAAAAGCGCGAAAATTGGACTTGCTGTAGCACTTAAACCCTAA
- the LOC140882753 gene encoding serine/threonine-protein kinase PBL34-like: MGLKGDGVKVESWDVKKSKGTKKKDGDFDGVEETGCWIKLRFFRSCISSRSKVDNSVSGISTHESKSTKGTSIDQPAALIIPSTTTSNGESNSSTPKPEDELNISSRLRKFNFNGLKLATRNFRPESLLGEGGFGCVFKGWIEENGTAPVKPGTGLTVAVKTLNHDGLQGHNEWLAEVNFLGDLVHPNLVKLIGYCIEDDQRLLVYEFMPRGSLENHLFRRSLPLPWSIRMKIALGAAKGLAFLHEEAERPVIYRDFKTSNILLDAEYNATLSDFGLAKDAPDEGKTHVSTRVMGTYGYAAPEYVMTGHLTSKSDVYSFGVVLLEMLTGRRSMDKNRPNGEHNLVEWARPNLGERRQFYRLIDPRLEGHFSIKGAQKAAQIAARCLSRDPKARPLMSEVVEALKPLPNLKDMASSSYHFQTVQVDRVGSSPNGKKELRTQVSISRNGQHHPRRLSIPNGSHASPFHQSAQNSPKPNGK; encoded by the exons ATGGGACTAAAGGGAGATGGCGTAAAGGTGGAGTCTTGGGACGTGAAGAAATCAAAGGGGACTAAGAAGAAAGATGGTGATTTTGATGGTGTGGAGGAGACTGGTTGCTGGATTAAGTTGAGATTTTTTCGTAGTTGTATTTCTTCAAGATCTAAAGTCGATAACTCTGTTAGTGGCATCAGCACTCACG AAAGTAAATCCACAAAAGGTACCAGCATAGACCAACCAGCTGCTCTCATAATCCCATCCACCACCACAAGCAATGGTGAAAGCAATTCTTCAACACCCAAACCAGAAGATGAACTTAACATCTCTTCCCGGCTTCGAAAATTTAACTTTAATGGCCTTAAGTTGGCAACCAGAAACTTTAGACCAGAATCCCTTCTTGGAGAAGGGGGATTTGGATGTGTTTTTAAGGGCTGGATAGAAGAGAATGGGACTGCACCAGTCAAACCGGGGACAGGACTTACCGTTGCTGTCAAGACCCTAAATCACGATGGACTTCAGGGTCACAACGAATGGCTG GCTGAAGTGAATTTTCTTGGGGACCTTGTACATCCTAATTTGGTAAAATTGATCGGGTACTGTATTGAAGATGATCAGAGGCTGTTAGTTTATGAGTTCATGCCTAGAGGAAGCTTGGAGAATCACCTTTTCAGAA GATCTCTCCCTCTTCCATGGTCTATCCGGATGAAAATTGCTCTAGGTGCTGCCAAGGGTCTTGCTTTTCTTCACGAGGAAGCAGAAAGGCCAGTGATCTATCGTGATTTTAAGACGTCAAACATTCTGTTAGATGCT GAATATAATGCCACACTTTCCGATTTTGGACTTGCAAAAGATGCTCCAGATGAAGGGAAAACTCATGTTTCCACTCGTGTTATGGGCACCTATGGTTATGCAGCCCCAGAATATGTGATGACAG GACATCTTACGTCAAAAAGCGACGTGTATAGCTTTGGTGTTGTTCTTCTTGAAATGCTCACAGGCAGAAGATCAATGGACAAGAACCGGCCTAATGGGGAACATAACCTTGTAGAATGGGCCAGGCCTAATCTAGGTGAAAGGAGACAGTTTTATCGTCTGATAGATCCTCGTCTTGAAGGTCATTTTTCTATTAAAGGTGCCCAGAAAGCTGCACAAATAGCTGCTCGTTGCCTTAGTCGAGACCCCAAAGCCAGGCCGCTAATGAGTGAAGTAGTTGAAGCTTTAAAGCCATTGCCAAACCTCAAAGACATGGCTAGTTCATCTTACCACTTTCAAACGGTTCAAGTTGATCGGGTCGGATCTAGCCCGAATGGTAAAAAAGAGCTTCGAACTCAAGTGTCTATTTCAAGAAACGGCCAGCACCATCCAAGAAGACTTTCAATACCGAATGGTTCTCATGCTTCACCGTTTCATCAGTCTGCACAAAACTCACCAAAACCAAATGGTAAATAA